In Oryza sativa Japonica Group chromosome 3, ASM3414082v1, one DNA window encodes the following:
- the LOC4334266 gene encoding cytochrome c oxidase subunit 6a, mitochondrial encodes MASAAARSGLRSLAARAKATAAPAARRRMSSSAHDDAHETAKWEKITYAGIVTCTLLAAYNLSKGHPHFDEPPAYPYLHIRNKEFPWGPDGLFENKHH; translated from the exons atggcatcggcggcggcgagatccgGCCTCCGCTCGCTGGCGGCGCGCGCCAAGGCGACCGCCGCCCCCGCGGCGAGGCGCCGCATGTCCTCCTCCGCCCACGACGACGCCC ATGAGACGGCCAAGTGGGAGAAGATCACCTACGCCGGGATCGTCACCTGCACCCTGCTGGCGGCGTACAACCTCTCCAAGGGCCACCCCCACTTCGACGAGCCGCCG GCGTACCCCTATCTGCACATCCGTAACAAGGAGTTCCCATGGG GACCCGATGGCCTATTTGAGAACAAGCACCATTAA
- the LOC4334267 gene encoding uncharacterized protein, whose product MLRQPSSRCHRSKKLLRPKHILQVVLLVAVSVWLVYQLTRNRRRAVAVEGGGAAMDGEVTRRRLGRKGFIVFAGDASDGDGVRRSIGGRSNVATEAEMERGVTSDQVGDGDRGGEGDVETGEEEEEEDDDGDGYIADDGLPGDEDDDGGDLRHLQADEMDVISFGPHTNSSDSIAAGPLVNGVADDMNRTAVINTSVNDSGVSLNPPVTGSLRYNHRKATGNIEALGGLEPTITNDMEED is encoded by the coding sequence ATGCTGAGGCAGCCATCCAGCAGATGCCACAGATCAAAGAAGCTTCTTAGGCCAAAGCACATCCTCCAGGTCGTCCTGCTAGTCGCCGTCAGTGTCTGGCTGGTGTACCAGCTCACACGCAACCGGCGACGTGCAGTGGccgtggagggcggcggcgctgccatGGACGGTGAGGTGACGCGGCGCCGGCTGGGCAGGAAGGGCTTCATTGTCTTCGCCGGCGACGCGTCTGATGGTGATGGCGTTCGTCGGAGCATCGGTGGCCGGAGCAATGTTGCCACCGAGGCCGAAATGGAACGGGGCGTCACGTCTGATCAGGTGGGCGATGGTGATCGAGGCGGTGAGGGAGACGTCGAGAccggtgaagaagaagaagaagaagacgacgacggcgacggttaCATTGCCGACGATGGCCTTCCcggcgacgaagacgacgacggcggagatcTCCGTCACCTTCAGGCAGATGAAATGGATGTCATCAGCTTTGGTCCTCACACGAACTCTTCTGACTCCATAGCTGCTGGTCCACTGGTGAATGGCGTTGCAGATGATATGAACAGAACTGCAGTGATTAACACATCGGTAAATGATTCTGGTGTAAGCTTGAATCCTCCTGTGACCGGGTCATTGCGATACAATCACAGAAAAGCAACTGGCAATATTGAGGCACTTGGAGGCTTGGAGCCCACGATTACGAACGACATGGAAGAAGACTGA
- the LOC4334268 gene encoding uncharacterized protein, producing the protein MDPCPFVRVLVGNLALRMPVAPPAAGAGAGVHPSTAPCYCKIRLGRMPWQVAAAPLVVADGGEQAPSGALAAAFHLSKADLEWFARKPSLLFSSSSSSRGPATLKVAVYAGRKGTTCGVSSGRLIGKATIPVDLKGAEAKAAVVHSGWICVGKKSGGKGGSAAAELSLTVRAEPDPRFVFEFDGEPECSPQVLQVRGSMKQPMFTCKFGCRSNSDLRRSVVQTERDAAAAAGKERKGWSVTVHDLSGSPVALASMVTPFVASPGTDRVSRSNPGAWLILRPAGDGSWEPWGRLECWRERGGAGASNSLGYRFDLLLPGVDHAVPLAESSIAASKGGKFAIDLTSMQPQSRGGTPGCSPRGSGDFSQWPLASYSYRGFVMSSSVQGEGRCSKPTVEVGVPHVGCAEDAAAFVALAAAVDLSMDACRLFSHKLRKELSHLRSDVLR; encoded by the coding sequence ATGGACCCGTGCCCGTTCGTGCGGGTGCTGGTTGGCAACCTGGCGCTGAGAatgccggtggcgccgccggcggcgggtgcgggGGCGGGGGTCCACCCGTCGACCGCGCCGTGCTACTGCAAGATCCGGCTCGGGAGGATGCCGTGGCAggtcgccgcggcgccgctgGTGGTTGCCGATGGTGGGGAGCAGGCGCCGTCGGGGGCGCTGGCCGCCGCGTTCCATCTGTCCAAGGCGGATTTGGAGTGGTTCGCGCGGAAGCCGTCGCTGctgttctcgtcgtcgtcgtcgtctcgcggGCCGGCGACGCTGAAGGTGGCGGTGTACgccgggaggaaggggacgacgtGCGGTGTTAGCTCTGGGCGGTTGATTGGGAAGGCTACCATTCCGGTGGATCTCAAGGGCGCCGAGGCGAAGGCCGCGGTGGTGCATAGCGGCTGGATCTGTGTTGGGAAGAAGAGCGGCGGCAAGGGCggctccgcggcggcggagctcagcCTCACCGTGCGCGCGGAGCCCGATCCGAGGTTCGTGTTCGAGTTCGACGGCGAGCCGGAGTGCAGCCCGCAGGTGCTGCAGGTGAGGGGAAGCATGAAGCAGCCGATGTTCACCTGCAAGTTCGGGTGCCGCAGCAACAGCGACCTGCGGAGATCGGTGGTTCAGACGGAgcgggacgccgccgccgccgccgggaaggaGCGGAAGGGGTGGTCGGTGACGGTGCACGACCTGTCGGGGTCCCCCGTGGCGCTGGCGTCGATGGTGACGCCGTTCGTGGCGTCGCCGGGGACGGACCGGGTGAGCCGCTCCAACCCGGGCGCGTGGCTCATCCTCCGCCCCGCCGGCGACGGGTCGTGGGAGCCATGGGGCCGCCTCGAGTGCTGgcgagagcgcggcggcgcgggcgcctcCAACAGCCTCGGCTACCGCttcgacctcctcctcccgggCGTCGACCACGCCGTCCCCTTGGCGGAGTCCTCCATCGCCGCTTCCAAGGGCGGCAAGTTCGCCATCGACCTCACCTCGATGCAGCCCCAGAGCCGGGGCGGCACGCCGGGGTGCAGCCCGCGGGGCAGCGGCGACTTCAGCCAGTGGCCGCTCGCCAGCTACAGCTACCGCGGCTTCGTGATGTCCTCCTCCGTCCAGGGCGAGGGGCGGTGCAGCAAGCCCACGGTGGAGGTCGGCGTCCCGCACGTCGGCTGCGCCGAGGACGCGGCCGCGTTcgtggcgctcgccgccgcggtcgaCCTCAGCATGGACGCGTGCAGGCTGTTCTCCCACAAGCTCAGGAAGGAGCTCTCCCACCTGCGCTCCGACGTGCTCAGGTga
- the LOC4334269 gene encoding TSL-kinase interacting protein 1 isoform X2 — translation MKKLLGPEFSLDAKNSKDTVAAMLRWWSLLEKFSCSASKLHLKPRRFKTFVEALGNQLLKDRNKTRKKCPRGDECLSSSSPILNRTAGNESSSVKLLPVDVSNGSKVASSKGAVFKRGAEPNSNNKSGSTKWDLSATITVKQKRRAGGGIASTAYKKWERDAMAGVSLVADAAEELERNTVNVDARTLSPSSNNVCTVDDPGTNRMNEADQQAPAKLKLQLFPINEATRKALEKDEHNPHLELTVSARKKISSVLEHLNRKWGSSNIASGELLLFPYCAHREDLATYQRWTTRDTVVVADVFLSVNSPPVFRLRYGWFSLAELEGGSGISSTHFKNCMMPEDIHAKSPSDACVQKDGTFLNSCAPEEHLCNSKDRPALFLAMTFSTGKSAKGQEQHSDFPASWFSRQKQEKDSTNQVLEANLGMDCAIISEGEWADTLTDISVGYLLTEASIGTNTDCPGTAIAKNTLFLENPCSYDSFDAAVALHASRHKTVEQPALASHSTIWGAEETCDEFSFNLAASRKQESSNTSASSCPGSDSGVLPSTSQGFQGFLQDLAGAKVADNPCMDDAKDMEALCANSPPRSKSDSGLKDQSLADLYWADSLGPLDLEIPSVRYQAEDLLLGDSQNSWNRMMVNSLDAFRNLSFFMADKNDSIPSIM, via the exons GTGGTCTCTGCTTGAAAAATTTAGCTGCAGTGCATCAAAACTGCATCTGAAGCCTCGGAGATTCAAAACATTCGTAGAAGCATTG GGAAATCAACTGCTAAAGGACAGGAATAAAACCAGAAAAAAGTGTCCACGAGGGGATGAGTGcctttcttcttcatctccaATTCTGAACAGGACTGCTGGAAATGAATCTTCCTCAGTAAAACTCCTACCTGTGGATGTCTCAAATGGTAGCAAAGTAGCATCTTCAAAAGGGGCAGTTTTCAAGAGGGGTGCAGAACCAAATTCCAATAACAAGTCAGGTTCAACTAAATGGGACCTCTCTGCCACAATTACTGTGAAACAGAAAAGGAGAGCAG GTGGTGGCATTGCATCTACTGCATATAAAAAATGGGAGAGAGATGCCATGGCTGGTGTTTCTTTAGTCGCTGATGCAGCTGAAGAGCTTGAGCGCAACACAGTGAATGTTGATGCAAGGACATTATCTCCCTCATCAAACAATGTTTGTACCGTTGATG ATCCAGGCACAAATCGTATGAATGAAGCAGATCAACAAGCACCTGCAAAGCTGAAATTGCAGTTATTTCCAATCAATGAAGCCACACGAAAGGCATTGGAAAAG GATGAACATAATCCACATCTGGAACTCACAGTTAGCGCTAGGAAAAAAATATCTTCTGTACTAGAACATCTTAACCGCAAGTGGGGCAGCTCAAACATTGCGTCTGGAGAGCTTTTGCTTTTTCCATATTGTGCTCACCGAGAAGATTTAGCTACCTATCAGAGATGGACCACAAGAGATACAGTTGTGGTGGCTGATGTTTTTCTTTCTGTGAATAGCCCGCCTGTTTTTCGATTAAG GTATGGTTGGTTTTCCCTTGCTGAGCTTGAAGGAGGAAGTGGAATATCTTCAACTCATTTTAAGAATTGCATGATGCCTGAAGACATCCATGCCAAATCTCCCTCAGACGCTTGTGTGCAGAAGGATGGTACTTTTCTCAATAGTTGTGCTCCTGAGGAACACCTTTGTAATTCAAAAGATCGGCCGGCATTATTTCTTGCTATGACATTTAGTACAGGCAAGAGCGCTAAGGGGCAAGAGCAGCACAGTGATTTTCCCGCCTCATGGTTTAGCAGGCAGAAGCAAGAAAAAGATTCCACAAACCAAGTTTTAGAG GCTAATCTGGGGATGGATTGTGCTATAATATCTGAAGGAGAGTGGGCAGATACCCTTACTGATATCAGTGTTGGATACTTACTAACAGAAGCATCCATAGGTACTAATACAGATTGTCCAGGGACAGCTATTGCCAAAAACACATTGTTTCTTGAGAATCCCTGCAGCTATGATTCATTTGATGCTGCTGTTGCTCTTCACGCTTCTCGTCATAAAACAGTAGAGCAGCCAGCCCTTGCATCCCATTCGACCATCTGGGGTGCTGAAGAAACCTGTGATGAGTTCAGTTTTAACTTGGCAGCATCTAGGAAGCAAGAAAGTTCAAACACTTCAGCTAGCAGCTGTCCTGGTAGTGATAGTGGTGTTCTTCCTTCAACCTCACAAGGGTTTCAAGGCTTTCTTCAG GACTTAGCAGGAGCAAAGGTTGCTGATAATCCTTGTATGGATGATGCCAAAGATATGGAGGCACTTTGTGCCAATTCTCCACCTCGAAGTAAAAGTGATTCTGGGTTAAAGGATCAATCTCTAGCTGACTTATATTGG GCTGATTCACTTGGACCACTGGACTTAGAGATACCATCCGTGAGATACCAAGCTGAGGACTTACTCTTAGGAGACAGTCAGAATAGTTGGAATCGCATGATGGTGAATAGCCTGGATGCGTTTCGAAACCTGTCATTCTTCATGGCAGATAAGAATGACTCAATCCCATCCATCATGTAG